The Leptospira johnsonii genome window below encodes:
- the secA gene encoding preprotein translocase subunit SecA encodes MIQKILRVLFGSKYERDLKRLTPIVVQINSLEESMRSLSDSELSSQTRKFKERLAKGETLDDILPEAFATVREAALRKLGMRHFDVQMMGGIALHWGNISEMKTGEGKTLTSTLAVYLNALAGKGVHVVTVNDYLARRDALWMKPIYDFLELSVGIIQHDMEHDDRKNAYSSDITYGTNNEYGFDYLRDNMVSHIDHKVQRSHFFAIVDEVDSILIDEARTPLIISGPSDESTDKYTRIDKIIPRLIEGEDYEKDEKAKNTLMTEKGVAHVEEILGIENLYAPQNVDLVHHVHQALKAHKIFQRDVDYVVQNGEVIIVDEFTGRLMSGRRYSDGLHQALEAKEGVPIARESQTLASITFQNYFRLYEKLSGMTGTADTEAEEFHKIYNLDVIVIPPNVPVQRKDAADRVYRTEKEKFTAILNEIKECRDKKQPVLVGTISIEKSEVLARLLAQAGIAHNVLNAKFHEKEAEIIANAGKPAAVTIATNMAGRGTDIVLGGAQLFKESLESWKESDPVITEFKEAVVRADFDRAESISQRLDSQSKKSKANEILTSAKIWRKNHEEVLEAGGLHILGTERHEARRIDNQLRGRSGRQGDPGSSRFYLSLQDDLMRIFGSDRIAGIMERLKMPEGQEIEHPMVSNAIARAQKRVEGHNFDIRKHLLEYDDVMNRQRIVIYKMRNEVLEGGDVTGQAKSFLEEMIEAQVVATCEGGNPNGWELDVLKEWFEGLGLPWKVDQDAIRKSKNPQLAIFDALNNAAQTFYQEKADRIGADVWKLLERNIFLDILDHRWKEHLYSMDHLREGIWTVGYGEKNPLVEYKLQGFRLFDQAIENMKYEIVSFLLRVEVTEKTQLPEEKKEYKKVGQELTGGFQELQGAKPKNLAAEALPVASGGGGSERKTSRRKRK; translated from the coding sequence ATGATTCAGAAAATACTCAGGGTTTTATTCGGAAGTAAATACGAAAGAGACCTCAAAAGACTCACTCCGATTGTAGTCCAAATCAATTCTTTGGAAGAGTCCATGCGTTCTCTTAGCGATTCTGAACTTTCTTCTCAAACTAGAAAGTTTAAAGAAAGACTCGCGAAAGGAGAGACCTTGGATGATATTCTTCCGGAAGCGTTTGCTACCGTAAGAGAAGCCGCCTTAAGAAAATTAGGGATGCGCCATTTCGATGTGCAGATGATGGGAGGGATCGCTCTTCATTGGGGAAATATCTCCGAGATGAAGACTGGGGAAGGTAAAACTCTTACTTCTACCTTAGCAGTATATCTGAATGCGCTCGCTGGTAAAGGGGTTCATGTGGTTACAGTGAACGATTACCTGGCAAGAAGAGACGCACTTTGGATGAAACCGATTTACGATTTCTTGGAATTATCCGTGGGAATTATCCAACACGATATGGAACACGATGATCGTAAGAACGCTTACTCTTCCGATATCACATACGGGACCAATAACGAATATGGTTTCGATTATCTGAGAGACAATATGGTTTCTCATATTGATCATAAGGTGCAGAGATCTCATTTTTTTGCGATCGTGGACGAGGTGGACTCGATCCTGATCGACGAGGCGAGGACTCCACTTATTATCTCCGGTCCTTCCGACGAATCCACAGACAAATATACTCGTATAGACAAGATCATTCCTAGACTCATCGAAGGTGAGGATTACGAGAAGGATGAGAAGGCCAAAAACACTCTGATGACAGAAAAGGGTGTGGCCCATGTGGAAGAGATCCTTGGGATCGAGAACTTATACGCTCCTCAAAATGTGGATCTAGTTCATCACGTTCACCAGGCTTTAAAGGCGCATAAAATATTCCAGAGAGATGTGGACTATGTAGTCCAAAACGGAGAAGTGATTATCGTAGATGAGTTCACCGGTCGTTTGATGTCCGGTCGAAGATATTCGGACGGATTGCACCAGGCTCTCGAAGCAAAAGAAGGGGTTCCTATCGCTAGAGAATCCCAAACTCTCGCAAGTATTACCTTCCAGAACTATTTCAGATTGTACGAAAAACTTTCCGGTATGACTGGAACTGCTGATACGGAAGCGGAAGAATTTCATAAGATCTATAATTTAGATGTGATCGTAATCCCTCCGAACGTTCCAGTCCAAAGAAAGGACGCAGCCGATAGAGTGTATAGAACTGAAAAAGAAAAGTTCACCGCAATCTTGAACGAGATTAAAGAATGCAGAGATAAAAAACAACCTGTGCTTGTAGGAACAATCTCCATTGAAAAATCGGAAGTTCTCGCAAGACTTCTGGCTCAGGCCGGAATTGCTCATAATGTATTAAACGCAAAGTTCCATGAAAAAGAAGCAGAGATCATCGCAAACGCAGGAAAACCTGCAGCTGTTACCATCGCTACGAACATGGCGGGAAGGGGAACTGACATCGTATTGGGTGGAGCTCAGTTATTTAAAGAAAGTCTGGAATCTTGGAAAGAATCCGATCCGGTGATCACAGAATTTAAAGAAGCTGTAGTTCGTGCTGATTTTGATAGAGCAGAATCTATTTCCCAAAGATTGGATTCTCAGTCAAAAAAATCCAAAGCAAATGAGATCCTGACCAGTGCAAAGATCTGGAGAAAGAATCACGAAGAAGTTTTGGAAGCGGGCGGTCTTCATATTTTAGGAACCGAAAGACACGAGGCGAGAAGGATCGACAACCAGCTTCGGGGTCGTTCCGGTCGTCAGGGAGATCCAGGTTCTAGTCGATTCTATCTTTCCTTACAAGACGATCTAATGAGGATTTTCGGATCCGATAGGATCGCAGGCATCATGGAAAGACTTAAGATGCCGGAAGGACAAGAGATAGAGCACCCGATGGTGTCTAACGCAATCGCCAGAGCCCAAAAAAGGGTAGAAGGTCATAACTTCGACATCCGTAAGCACCTTTTGGAATACGACGATGTAATGAACCGCCAAAGGATCGTGATCTATAAAATGAGAAACGAGGTCCTAGAAGGCGGAGACGTAACCGGTCAGGCAAAAAGTTTCTTAGAAGAAATGATAGAAGCCCAAGTGGTCGCCACCTGCGAGGGAGGAAATCCTAACGGTTGGGAATTGGATGTTTTAAAAGAATGGTTCGAAGGTCTAGGACTTCCTTGGAAGGTGGACCAAGATGCCATTAGAAAATCTAAAAATCCTCAATTAGCTATTTTTGATGCTTTGAATAATGCCGCCCAAACTTTCTACCAAGAGAAAGCGGATCGTATAGGCGCGGACGTTTGGAAACTTTTAGAAAGAAATATTTTCTTAGATATTCTGGACCATCGTTGGAAAGAACATCTGTATTCCATGGACCACTTGAGAGAAGGTATCTGGACGGTAGGTTATGGAGAAAAGAACCCGCTTGTAGAATATAAACTACAAGGTTTCCGATTATTCGACCAAGCGATCGAGAACATGAAGTATGAGATCGTTAGTTTCTTACTCCGTGTCGAAGTTACCGAAAAAACTCAGTTGCCTGAAGAGAAAAAAGAGTATAAAAAAGTAGGACAAGAACTGACTGGAGGCTTCCAAGAATTACAGGGAGCTAAACCTAAAAATCTTGCAGCAGAGGCATTGCCTGTGGCTTCCGGAGGCGGAGGTTCCGAAAGGAAAACCAGTCGGAGAAAACGAAAATGA
- a CDS encoding DNA primase, with protein sequence MMVVSKASIPFQEYKMTQNQNSEFDIVTLIELAKKNKYERAVAGFQILDRIDRLELPKKIKGRKLAVQAMFALANEEVQYKYVTKEERAAIEAEAQGNGATYSQFNGLFEAPQAPIAEEDTEEDFIPEEAAKPLMDMEDGEEGESYEEEDDSDDDEDEEEEDDDDSDEDEDEEDED encoded by the coding sequence ATGATGGTAGTTTCAAAGGCCTCTATCCCCTTTCAGGAATACAAAATGACCCAAAACCAGAATTCAGAATTCGATATTGTAACTTTGATTGAACTGGCCAAAAAAAACAAGTACGAAAGAGCCGTAGCCGGCTTTCAAATCCTGGATAGAATCGACAGGCTCGAATTACCCAAAAAAATCAAAGGACGCAAACTTGCCGTCCAAGCGATGTTCGCACTCGCAAACGAAGAAGTTCAGTATAAATACGTAACTAAAGAAGAAAGAGCCGCAATCGAAGCGGAAGCACAAGGAAACGGAGCCACTTATTCCCAATTCAACGGACTATTCGAAGCTCCTCAAGCTCCCATCGCAGAAGAAGATACGGAAGAAGATTTCATTCCGGAAGAAGCTGCGAAACCTCTTATGGACATGGAAGATGGTGAAGAGGGAGAATCCTACGAAGAGGAAGATGATTCCGATGACGACGAGGATGAAGAAGAGGAAGATGATGATGATTCCGACGAGGATGAGGACGAAGAAGACGAGGATTAA
- a CDS encoding type 1 glutamine amidotransferase yields MRCLIVRFKDCEGPGTLLDSLQARNYRITYHNAYDERVHIVPAAHQMFDLVVFLGGPQTVHDPNQHKFFKPWLELASHLVSMKDKKVIGICLGSQILATVLGAKVYEGEKGPEVGFSDVKLVNPSHPAFSKLNGTSSFPAFHLHEDIFEIPKGADHLLQGSFYSNQMFGYEDRVFGIQCHLEVTENMLNVWKNIHSEFIKKAGWIPGPETEDLRSQMERAGRALFEGILEL; encoded by the coding sequence ATGAGATGTCTCATCGTTCGGTTCAAGGATTGCGAAGGTCCGGGAACTCTATTAGATTCTTTGCAAGCTAGGAATTATAGGATTACTTATCATAACGCGTACGACGAACGAGTACATATCGTTCCGGCAGCTCACCAGATGTTCGATTTGGTAGTATTCTTGGGCGGGCCTCAAACCGTACATGATCCTAATCAGCATAAATTTTTTAAACCTTGGCTAGAGCTTGCATCTCACTTGGTATCTATGAAAGATAAGAAGGTGATCGGGATCTGCTTGGGTTCTCAGATCTTAGCAACCGTTTTAGGTGCTAAGGTATACGAAGGGGAGAAGGGGCCAGAAGTAGGCTTCTCTGACGTGAAACTAGTGAATCCATCTCATCCTGCATTTTCTAAATTGAATGGAACTTCTAGTTTCCCAGCATTCCATTTACATGAGGATATATTCGAGATCCCGAAAGGCGCGGATCATTTATTACAAGGAAGTTTCTATTCTAACCAGATGTTTGGATATGAGGATCGGGTTTTCGGTATCCAATGCCATCTGGAAGTAACAGAGAATATGTTAAACGTTTGGAAGAATATACATTCTGAGTTTATCAAAAAAGCAGGATGGATTCCCGGACCCGAAACGGAAGATCTTAGGTCTCAGATGGAAAGAGCTGGCAGAGCGCTCTTTGAAGGAATTTTGGAATTATAA
- a CDS encoding TlpA family protein disulfide reductase, which translates to MDSQANSDSRLSFPFSKGIFFRLTLLLIASLLTVCAPSEQSNLGVQNFEGISLEGENIRIGDIAADRIALNVYGPNCLPCIKEIPVLNYLNAELKKSPHIKLYMIVDPDIFFDNPEALSTEQKMKEAAVLMKEEVKKFGIQVPVLIMKPPFKVDRTEGLVTGTPETLLFKTKPLILYYNFIGPISEESDPNKIPKTMKVIFFKRMAGQS; encoded by the coding sequence ATGGATTCTCAGGCCAACTCCGATTCCAGGCTTAGTTTTCCCTTTTCCAAGGGGATTTTCTTCCGCCTAACCCTTTTATTAATAGCGAGCCTTCTTACCGTATGTGCTCCCTCAGAACAATCCAATCTAGGTGTCCAAAATTTTGAAGGCATTAGTTTGGAAGGTGAAAATATCCGTATCGGCGACATTGCCGCGGATCGTATCGCACTGAATGTGTACGGACCAAATTGTCTTCCTTGTATTAAGGAAATCCCAGTTTTAAATTATCTGAATGCAGAACTGAAAAAATCTCCTCATATCAAGTTATACATGATCGTGGACCCGGATATATTTTTCGATAATCCGGAAGCTCTTTCTACGGAACAAAAGATGAAAGAAGCAGCAGTTCTGATGAAAGAAGAAGTAAAAAAATTCGGCATCCAAGTTCCGGTCCTCATAATGAAGCCCCCTTTCAAAGTGGATCGTACAGAAGGACTAGTGACCGGAACTCCTGAAACACTTCTATTCAAAACGAAACCTTTGATCTTATATTATAATTTTATCGGTCCGATCAGTGAAGAGTCCGACCCGAATAAAATCCCTAAAACTATGAAAGTGATCTTCTTCAAAAGAATGGCCGGCCAATCATGA